The genomic segment TTTGACTCCTACGGGAGAGGGTTTATACATACTTTACGATATTTCAATACAATGGCAGGAAGGATTTTCAGAAATCATCATTACTGCCGAACCTGATTCTGTAAAACACCCAGGAGATCTAATTCTATTAATTGGTTATTTAAAAGGTTCTAAAACCCAACCCTTAAAAAAGTTTGAACCTTTTAGCCCTCCTTTACCTAATCACAAATGGTGGAAAATAAAAAAAGCAGATACAAACCACTGTTTGTTTTGTCCTAACTGGCAACAATTTCTCTGGCCGCCTATTCCAACCCCAGTCAATCAGGGTCTTGATTTACCCCATATCATTGGGCTTAAAACAGATGGAAATGGAAACATTCAATATTTTGTGCACGGAATTCCCGGCCGATTCTTGCGCAGTGAACAGCCAGATCAGGGTCGAACAGGTTATCTTTACTGGCATCCCTACTATGGGATTGAAGAACGCATTGGCGCAATGGGCTATTGGCTTTGCTATCTCGACCCGGAAACAAATCAGATTGCTACACCAATTGGGGTCACAATTCCACCCAGATAAAATTTAATAGGTTGAATAGTGAAAAAAGAGCTTTCAGGGCTATTCACCCGAAAGCTCATTATTTTCTGCCAAATCTGTACATTCCCACTCAATTTTTAATTTTAACTGTCGAGAAGTCCCCTTATCCTTAAACCTGACTTTAAAGACTGTCTCTTCAGGAATCTCTACTTCCTGCCAATCTACCAGAATAGTATGATGATCCCTAATCTGTTTTACCACTTCTTCTAATTTCTGTATTAATTCTTTAGTGCTACTACATCTATGTTTATATTTCATAAAAATCCCTCCTGACAAATTAAAATTTTGTTCCAACATATCCTCTCTAACTTACAAAAACTTATCCAGACTTTTTGATTTAATTAATTCCCGCAAATCTTTAACTTCCTGTGCTCGATTTTTATTACAGATTAAAATTACATCTTCTGTTTCAATAATAATCAGATTTTCAATTCCCAGGGTAGCAATGAATTTGTCATTATTGCTTATAATGCAATTTTTAGTATCATAGCCTAAATGAAAACCCATAACAATATTACCATCTTTATCACTCTTCATAATTCTTTCAAGTGCAGCCCAATTTCCCATATCATCCCAGACAAAAGAAGCCAAAACCATATATACTTCCGAGGCTTTTTCCATAATTCCATAATCTATGGAAATGGGAATAAATGTGCTGTACTCTTCTTTAAGTACCTCTTCTTCTTTTTTTGTTCCCATAGCATTTTTAATTTTCATTAATCCCTGGTATAGATGGGGCAAAAAGGATGAGATATGGTCCAAAATTACATTTATTTTCCATATAAAAATCCCACTATTCCAGAAATAATCACTTCGGGTATAAAACTCTCTGGCCAGTTTAAGATCAGGTTTCTCAGTAAACTCTTTCACTCGATAAATGGGCTTATCTACATCTAAACTCAACCGTTCGCCAATCTTTATATATCCATATCCGGTTTCAGGGCGAGTTGGTTTAATACCCAGAGTGGTCAGACAATCTTTCTCTTTTGCCAGTTCAACGGCAATTTCCAGGGTTTTAGCAAACTCAGTCTCATCACCGATATAATGATCTGACGGCAAAACAACCATTACTTCTTCGGGGTCGCTCAAACTAATTTTTACTGCAGCCAGGCCTACACAGGCAGCTGTATCCCGTCTAAATGGTTCAATTAACACATTCTCTTTTGGAATTTCAGGTATTTCATTATAAATTCGGGGAGCAAACTCTGAGTTTGTCACAATGTAGATTTTCTCAGCTGGAAAGATTTTAGCAACCCTTCTGACAGTTGCTTGAATCATGGTTATATCTTCAAAGAATTTTAAAAACTGCTTCGGATTATCTATTCGACTTTTCGGCCAGAATCGGGTTCCCAACCCGCCGGCCATGATAACTGCTGAAACCATTAACCTCCCTCCTAATCATCAGAGTTTACATACATTCAGACTGATAGAGTTTATAATATGCCTGTAATGTTTGGGCAGCTGTTTTTCGCCAATCGAACTGAGCCACCCGTTTCATACCTCTTTTATGTAAATCAAACCAGAACTCCCTGTCACTAAGGACTCGATACATCAACTCTGCCAGACTTACTTCATCACTGGGGTTTACTGTTTCTGCCCCGTCGCCAACCACTTCCGGAATAGAAGTAACATTGGAAGTGATAACTGGAATACCGCAGGCCATAGCTTCTAGTGGTGGTAAACCAAATCCTTCATAATAAGATGGATAAACAAATAGTTTAGCAGCATTATAAAGATAAACCATCTCTTTAACCGGGATAAAACCCGGTAAGTCCACTCGCTCTTCTAAGCCTTTTTGGCGAATCAGTTTCATTAAATCCTCATAAGAACGGCCGGGACTTCCGGCAATGACTAATCTATAATTTTCAGGAAGCTGATCTTTAATAAGTGCAAAAGCTCTTATAATTGCCTTAATATTTTTCCGATGACTAAACCCTCCAACATAGAGAATATAACCGGGTAGTAAGTTATACTTTTTTAAAAAAGGTTTGAGCTGATCAGAGGGTAAAGGCCGATAAAAGTCTTCTGGGGCTAGATGTGTGACCACAATTCTATCCGGAGTAAGGTTAAAATAACGAATAATATCTTTTTTCGAATATTCTGAAACGGTAATGATTAAATCTGCTTCCTCCATAATCCGGGGTACTTGATTTAAAAATATCCTTAAATAACCTTTTCCTACAGTTTCCGGCATTGTATAAGGGATTAAGTCATGGATAGTAACTACATATTTACTTTCCTTACACCGCGGTAAACCAATACCGTTCTGAGGAACATGATAAATTTCGATCCTCTCTTCAGATAAACGGATAGGGATATGGACTTCCTCCCAGAATAAATCTTTTTTATGACTAATTTCTTCAACTTTAATCAGTGGACCCCTCTGTAAAAAATCATAATCATCCCCAGGCCAGAAAAAATAATATTCATTTGAAGCATCTACCAGTTTAAGATTTTTTAATAGCTGATAGGTATATGTACCAATTCCGGTTCCACGATACCACTTTGCTGCTCTTCCGTCTATCCCTATTTTCATACACCACCACTCCCATTTCAGCTCTATCTTCAAACAAATGGTTATAACTACTATCAATATATGTAATCCATCCAGATTTGGTTAATAAAAAATTAACCCTGAAATAAGAAAAAGTCCCTTAAAATAAAGGGACTTTCAGTAATAACTTTTAATTTTTTATAAATTTTTACTGTAATACGGATAAAAAATTTTGGAGCGGGCGACGAGATTCGAACTCGCGACCCTTAGCTTGGGAAGCTAATGCTCTGCCAACTGAGCTACGCCCGCATCCTTTTACATTTTTAATTATAGCATATGGTTTTTGAAAAGGCAATAGGTAATTCCTAAAGAATTAAATTTTTTAATTAAAGAACAAACTATAAATCCTCATATTTGCTAAAACCTAAATTGAACTACTAGATCTCCAACAGCATTAAGTAATCTATAAACAACCAAGCTGGTAACTATAAAACGCGAATCCCATGTCAACAAACCTAATGCGAGCCCACCTAGTGGAACAATAATTTATATATAATACTAACTTCCTTAAGTAACTCCATAGAAAACCCTGGAAAAAATTCTTTAAAAATAGCCCAATATCTCTGGGAAAGAGATATTGGGCTATTTTTGCTTTTATATTTAAGATCTTACCATCCCCATCTTCTACCCATCATACCTGGTCCATAACCCCAGTGACCCCAACCTCCAAATCCTGGCCCATCAGCCTTGAACCAATAGGGACAACCATAATAACCGCCTCGCCATATAAAAGGAACCGAATCTCCAAATCTTTCTTTATATACCTTATATCTTTCCTTAAGATACTCTGCCTGTTCTTTAGTAATCCAACCATCATTTAATTGCTGATCAACCCAGGCATTATACTCTTCTTCTGTCCAACCCTGAGTTCTTCTTTTATACATCTCTAACATATAATCAGCCTGCTTCTGGGTCAACCAGCCATCTTCAACCTGATCTTTAAGCCATCTAGCATAATCTTCTTCCGAAAGCGAATTAATAAAACCCCTTAAACCAAATCCCCAACCACCAAAGGCAAAGGCAGGTACAGTAATCAGACCTAAAAGAGCCAAAACTACAAGAATCAAAGACACCTTCTTCATTCCCATCACTCCTTACTTTTTTTATTTTCTGACTTAAGTCTATAGTATAAATGTTACAAAAGTATGACATAAATGTTACAAAAGTATTTTAAACTGCAAAAAGCTAATTTTGAGCGACATAGAAATTTTTCGTCAAATCATCTTAGCGAGATTTCCGACGAAATAAGGCCTCATCACAGGAAGTGATAAGCCAATCAAGGGCCAGGAGGGCCCTTTGATTAGGAAACCTTATTTCGGCAGAAATCGAGCTTTAGATGATTCGAAAAATTTCTCAAGAAGCGAAAAATTAGCTTTTTGCAGTTTAACCATAATTTAGTTAAAAAAACCAGTTACTGAGAAGTAACTGGCTTATCTCTTCAATCTTTTAACCCGAAAAATTACATATCCAATTAAAATTAATACCAGATATGGTAGCAATGCACCTAGACGAACAATCAGATTATAAAAAGTATTGGTCATTTCCCGTACTGCCTGTTTTAATGCTTTTACAATCCCCCATTGAGAAGAAGTGATAGGTTCTGGTTCCCTGAACTCTACATCAATGGTACTTAAACTAACTTTATCATCATAATAATTTAATTTTCCCTGTAAACTTTCAATTGTGCTCCGAACTCGTTCTAACTCCCGTTCTATTTTTAAGATATCATCAACTTTAACAGCTTTAATCAATAACTGACGATATCGCTCTTCCTGAAGTTTGAGATTCTTCAATCTGGTTTCCAAATCAATATATTCTTCTGTTACATCCTCACCCCGTATAGAGCGAGATAGCACTTTGCCTAACTCTTCAACCCGACTGATAACCTGATAAAACTGATCTGTTGGAATTCGTAATTCATACCAACTATAATACCTATTAACTTCAGAAATCCAGCTCCGGGAACCAGAAATAAAACCTCCATAGTTTTCGACAATCTCTATAATTACATTATCAACTTCTTTTATATCCTTTACTTCTATTTGCAAACTGGCCTTTTTAATGATCTTTCGCTCTATTTGATCCTGGGATGGTGCTTTTTTAGCTGTTAAAGACATCTCCGGTTGACCCATTTTCAACGGAGTCTTCATTGCCTCAGGTTTAAAATACCTGATCTCACCTCTAAGGTCATATTTGGGCATTTCAGGAGTTTCTTTTTGATACTGAATATCTGGAAAAAGACCTGCCATTACAACTAAAAGCACCATAACAGTTACCACACCTACAACACTAACAGGAACACTCAGTTTAAATTTGAGTAATTCCCTTATGCGATTAAGTAAAGTAGATTCCCCTAACTTATCCCTTCTCTCTTTTTCTATCTTTTTTAGAACGGAAGATAAGAAATTATCAGGTAGTGCAACTGCTTCAACTGATGAAAGAAAATCATAATTTTTCTTATAAATCTCCACTTCATTTTGACATTCCTTACAACTATCAAGATGCATTTTAACAAGTTCTTTTTCATCTTTATCCAGGCCACCATCAACATATAGTGGTAATAATTCTTTCAATTCCTCATGTTTCATCCTTTTCCCCCCTTTATTCATGAACTTACTGATGATCTCAGATTACTCAACTCCTCACGTATATTTCGCCTCGCTCGACTGATCCGGGATTTAACAGTACCGAGAGCAACTCCAACAATTTCAGCTATTTCCTCATAACTAAATCCCTGAAATTCTCTTAAAACAATCGCTTCTTTCTGTTCATCCGGTAGTTTATCAATTACTGCCTGAATTTCATCTCTTAATTCCCGGTTAATTGATATTCTTTCCGGTGTCATACTCTCATCTAAAATTTCCTGCTCAATTTCACCATCTTTATACCGAATCGGTTCAGATAGACTCCGAATCTTTAAACGCCTTTGACGTTTCCTCAGCTCATCACGGCAGAGATTGGACGTAATAGTAAAAAGCCAGGTAGAAAAACTGGCCTTTCCCTGGAATAGATGAAGTTTTCGATAGACCCGAATAAACACTTCCTGGGCTAGATCATTAGCATCTTCCGGGTTCCCTAATATCCTATAAATGGTATTATAAACTTTCTTTTGATAACGCCTTACAATTTCTTCAAAAGCCTTTTCTTCTCCTTTTTTAAACATTTCTATCAATTCCTTATCCGATACTGCCACCATTTTCACTCCTTTCTAAACCTTTAGACGTGCAAATATTAATTTTGTTCCATTAAAAATTTATTTCCTAAATAACCATAATTTACATCTACAGATTTTATGGAATTTTGCAAACAAATATGATATTATTTAGTATAGCCATGTTCCAGAGTTAAAGTTGAGGAGGTCATACCCCAATCATTATAGAGAAAGGAGCATCTGCCTTGAAGAAAATCGCAACACTATTCCTACTAAGTGTTGTACTCGTCTTTGTAATTACTTCCACAACACTGGCTAATCCGTCTGATATCAAAGGGCATTGGGCAGAAGATTATATTACAAGCTTATTGGATCAAAATATAATGAAGGTTTACGATGATGGGAAATTTAAACCGAACCAGCCCATCACCAGAGCAGAATTTGCAGAAGCTCTGGCCAGATCTCTTTACCTGGACCAAATGTATACCACAGAATTAACTGATATTGATTCCCATCCTGCCAGAGGTTATATTGCTGCTCTGGTAAACGAAGGAATTGTAACCGGTTTTCCTGATAAGACATTCCGCCCTGAAGAAAAACTGACCAGAGCACAGGTAGTTACTATGCTAATTCGGGCATTGGGACTTGAAGAAAAGCAGAATCAGATTAATATGTCTCACTTTCAATCCTATCTGGATATGAGTGAAGACCATTGGGCAAATATATATGTTAAACTGGCAACTGAGCTGGATATTCTGAACGGTTACCCTGATGGTACCTTCCGCCCCAATGAATTGACTACCCGGGCTCAGGCTGCCAAGATGCTTAAAATTTTTAAAAACTACAAGACTATGACAGGTTTTGTTGCCGAGGTTTATCCAGCATCCAATAAAT from the Anoxybacter fermentans genome contains:
- a CDS encoding mannose-1-phosphate guanylyltransferase, translating into MVSAVIMAGGLGTRFWPKSRIDNPKQFLKFFEDITMIQATVRRVAKIFPAEKIYIVTNSEFAPRIYNEIPEIPKENVLIEPFRRDTAACVGLAAVKISLSDPEEVMVVLPSDHYIGDETEFAKTLEIAVELAKEKDCLTTLGIKPTRPETGYGYIKIGERLSLDVDKPIYRVKEFTEKPDLKLAREFYTRSDYFWNSGIFIWKINVILDHISSFLPHLYQGLMKIKNAMGTKKEEEVLKEEYSTFIPISIDYGIMEKASEVYMVLASFVWDDMGNWAALERIMKSDKDGNIVMGFHLGYDTKNCIISNNDKFIATLGIENLIIIETEDVILICNKNRAQEVKDLRELIKSKSLDKFL
- a CDS encoding glycosyltransferase family 4 protein — its product is MKIGIDGRAAKWYRGTGIGTYTYQLLKNLKLVDASNEYYFFWPGDDYDFLQRGPLIKVEEISHKKDLFWEEVHIPIRLSEERIEIYHVPQNGIGLPRCKESKYVVTIHDLIPYTMPETVGKGYLRIFLNQVPRIMEEADLIITVSEYSKKDIIRYFNLTPDRIVVTHLAPEDFYRPLPSDQLKPFLKKYNLLPGYILYVGGFSHRKNIKAIIRAFALIKDQLPENYRLVIAGSPGRSYEDLMKLIRQKGLEERVDLPGFIPVKEMVYLYNAAKLFVYPSYYEGFGLPPLEAMACGIPVITSNVTSIPEVVGDGAETVNPSDEVSLAELMYRVLSDREFWFDLHKRGMKRVAQFDWRKTAAQTLQAYYKLYQSECM
- a CDS encoding DUF4349 domain-containing protein, coding for MKHEELKELLPLYVDGGLDKDEKELVKMHLDSCKECQNEVEIYKKNYDFLSSVEAVALPDNFLSSVLKKIEKERRDKLGESTLLNRIRELLKFKLSVPVSVVGVVTVMVLLVVMAGLFPDIQYQKETPEMPKYDLRGEIRYFKPEAMKTPLKMGQPEMSLTAKKAPSQDQIERKIIKKASLQIEVKDIKEVDNVIIEIVENYGGFISGSRSWISEVNRYYSWYELRIPTDQFYQVISRVEELGKVLSRSIRGEDVTEEYIDLETRLKNLKLQEERYRQLLIKAVKVDDILKIERELERVRSTIESLQGKLNYYDDKVSLSTIDVEFREPEPITSSQWGIVKALKQAVREMTNTFYNLIVRLGALLPYLVLILIGYVIFRVKRLKR
- a CDS encoding sigma-70 family RNA polymerase sigma factor is translated as MAVSDKELIEMFKKGEEKAFEEIVRRYQKKVYNTIYRILGNPEDANDLAQEVFIRVYRKLHLFQGKASFSTWLFTITSNLCRDELRKRQRRLKIRSLSEPIRYKDGEIEQEILDESMTPERISINRELRDEIQAVIDKLPDEQKEAIVLREFQGFSYEEIAEIVGVALGTVKSRISRARRNIREELSNLRSSVSS
- a CDS encoding S-layer homology domain-containing protein, translated to MKKIATLFLLSVVLVFVITSTTLANPSDIKGHWAEDYITSLLDQNIMKVYDDGKFKPNQPITRAEFAEALARSLYLDQMYTTELTDIDSHPARGYIAALVNEGIVTGFPDKTFRPEEKLTRAQVVTMLIRALGLEEKQNQINMSHFQSYLDMSEDHWANIYVKLATELDILNGYPDGTFRPNELTTRAQAAKMLKIFKNYKTMTGFVAEVYPASNKLAITSLNGERIVLSLSDTALIGRNNRLVPITEFLKTDRVFIITDESNQARYVKAYGLITKADLTEKVSQMTDYILEPFEVEAIAKGDFNAIKPKLINQIRTRLLDSGLTPDEVEAILNTDWNTLEEYGKIRLSEAISLETGLPLDMVKAIMEQDWEKVKALAKVEVIHRLVQEMMRYDLLS